The following is a genomic window from Crossiella equi.
GGGTTGCGGGCGTGCCGGGGCCAGTGGTGCCCGGCGACCTCCAGGTGCAGCCGGACCCCGGCGGGCAGCTCCACGCCGAGCGGGCCGAGCCGGATCTCGCACTCGACGGGGTGGCCGGGGGGCGCGGGGTGCCGCACGACGGCGTGTGCGAGCTGCGTCCGGCCGTCGGAGAGGCGGAGCACCCAGTCGTTGTCCGGGGTGTCCGCGCGCAGCCGGAGCCGGGCGGTGACCTCGCCCCGCAGCACACCGGCGGGCAGCGGTGCGGTGTGCAGCAGCGCCCGGTCCACGCGGCGCAGGTCCTGCGTGAGGTCGGCCAGCGGCGGACGGGACGGGAACGGGTCGGCCGGGTCCGCGGTGAACACCCCGCGCACCGTGGTCAGCGGGACCGTGCGCCCCGCGTCGGAGGGCCAGCGGCGCCAGCTCCCGGCGTGCAGCCAGGCGCCGTCGCCGGTCAGGCCGTCGAGGGCGGCGCGGGCGAAGGCGGCGTAGAGCGCGCCGACACGCTTGCCGCCGAGCACCGCGCCGGGGGCGTGCGCGTCCAGCAGGTGCCCCCACGGGCCGAGCACCAGCCGGGACGGCCCGCCCCAGGCCGCGGTCAGCTCGGCGGTGTCCGCGGCGAACGGGTCGTGGGTGCCGCCGACCGCGAGCAGCGGCGCGGTGCAGTCGGCCAGCCGGGACCACAGCTCACCTCGGCGCGGGGCCGCCCACAGCTCCGGCCAGCCCGGGGCGTCCACCAGCCCGTGCACCGGCAGCCGGGCGAGGTCGACCTCCACGGGCGGGCGGGGCACCTTCGTCCCGCCGTGCTCGGACCACCAGCCCACCCGGCAGGCCAGCCGGGCCGCCCCGCCCGGCTCGCGCGCGGTCTCGCCGAGGCCCATCGCGGGGACCGCCGCGATCACGCCCGCCACCGGCGCGGTGCGGGCGGCCGCGGCGGCGAGCGCGGAGTAGGCGCCGTAGGAGGAGCCGACCAGGAGCACCCGGCCGTCGCAGAAGGGCTGGGCGTGCACCCAGTCGAGCAGCCGGGCCCCGTCCGAGGCCTCCGAGAGGTAGGGCCGGAAGGTGCCGCCGGAGGCGAATCTGCCCCGGGAATCGGCCGTTACGCAGGCAAAACCAAGTTTTGCCCATTTTTTTGCCTGGGATGTGTTTGCGCCCTGGCCGTACGGGGAAGACAGAACTACCACCGGAGAACGCTCGCGCTCGGGAGAGTGGAACACGGTGGCAGCGAGGGGCACCTCGTCCGCGGCGGGGACGAGGTGCCCCTCGATTTTTGTGCTCACGCGGCGCACTCCGGGACCGGCAGCACGGGGTGGTCGGCGACCGCCCCGGTGTCCAGGTCCAGCACGCGCAGCCGCCGGTTCGCGGGCAGTGCCCCGCTGATCAGGGGGCCGTCCTCGCGGGGTTGGTCCCCCAGCGCCCAGACCCGCAGGTCCAAAGCGGCGTGGGCCAGCACGAGACGCAGGTCGGCGGCGGTGAACCGCTCCTCGCCGGTGATCACCTCGTGGCCCGCCCAGTAGGCGGCCAGGTGCCGGTGCCCGGACTGGGCGGCGGCCAGCCTGCGCAGCCGGACGTCGCGGTGCCGCACGTCGGTGGCCTTCGCGGCGACCGGCTCCAGCAGCGCGTGCCTGCCCTCGCGGCTGACCCGCTGCCAGGCGACGCCCTGCGCGGGCAGGTCGTCCAGCCCGGTCCACCACTCCGGCGCGGGGCCGTCGGCCAGCGCGCAGACCGCGGTGAGGCCGGGCTCGGGGCTGGTCACGAACCTCGGCTCGGCACCGTGCTCGGCCAGCAGCTCGGCGTACGGCCCGGTCAGGTGCGGCTCGCCGAGCAGGCCGACCAGCGCGCGCTCGCGCGGCCAGCCGCGGCGGCGGCCCAGGAACCCGGCCTCGGCGAACGCGGCCAGCGCCTCGGGCTCGCCGTCGCCGGTGGTCAGGGTGGCTCGGACGGCGGTGAGCGCCTCCTCAGGCAGCTCGACCCCGAGCACCTCCCCGGCCGGGGACCGCAGCACGGTCCCGCCGTCGGGCAGCTCGAACAGCACGGCCCCCGGTGTCAGCTGGCTCATCTCACCCTCCCGAGCGAGGCGGTGGCCGCCGCACCCAGCGTGCGGCGGCCACCTGGTGGTCACTCGATCGTCAGTCCTGGTCGTCGAACGGGTTCTCGACCAGGGCGTTGCTGTGCGACGCCGAGTTGTGCGGCAGCTCTCGCTCGGCCTCGACGCGCACGAACACCTTGTCCATCCGTGTTCACCTCCACATCAGATCGGTTGACCATCAACCTCTTCATGCCTATCACAAATGAAAGTCATTCCCAATAGTCTTCTCGCGCCCGCACTGACATGCGCTTTTTCGCATGGGATATGACAACCGTTTCCAGTTACGCTGCCGGGATGACGGTTCTGGAAGCCCCGCCGCGCAAGGACCCGGACTTCCGCCGGTACCTGTGCGCGCGGGTGGTGTCGGTGGCGGGTTCGCTGGTCACCGTGGTCGCGCTGCCGGTGCTGGTGTACCGGCTGACCGGGAGCGCGGCCTGGACCGCGGCGGTGGCCGCCGCCGAGGCGCTGCCGTACCTGCTGTTCGGGCTGCTCGCGGGCGCGCTGGCCGACCGGGTGGACCGGCGGCGGCTGATGATCGCGGTGGACCTGGTGAACGCCCTGGTCATCGCCAGCGTGCCGTTGCTCTGGCTACTGGAGGCGCTCACGCCCTGGCAGGTGGTGGCGGTCGCGTTCGTCTCGCAGAGCCTGTTCGTGCTCTTCGACTCGGCCAACTTCGGCGCCCTGCCCGCGCTGGTCGGCAAGGAGCGCATCACGAGCGCGTACGCGACCGTCTTCGGCGCCACGACGGTCGTGGAGATGCTCGTCCCGCCCCTGGCCACGCTGGCTGTGACGGTTGTCTCACCGGCCCCGATGCTGGCCGTGGACGCCCTCACCTACGCGGTCTCGGCCCTGCTGCTGCGGGCGATCACCCGGCCGCTGTCCGAGCCGGACCGGGCCGGGCGGCCGCGCTCGCTGGGCGACATCCGCGCGGACGTGCGGGCCGGGCTGGGCTTCCTGTGGCGGCAGCCGACCGTGCGCACGCTGACGCTGGTCGGGGCCACGCACTCGGCGGCGGGCGGGGCCTGGGTGGCCATGGTGGTGCCCTGGGCGGACCGCTCGCTCGGGGTCACCCCCAGCGGGGACGCCCGGCTCGCGGTGCTGATGAGCTGCTGGGCGGTCGGCGCGCTGATCGCCTCGAAGCTGACCCCGGTGCTCACCCGGAGGCTGGGCGCGGCCCGGCTCGCGCTGCGTGCGCTGCCCACCTCGCTGCTGTGCGGGCTGGCGGTGGTGTTCAGCTCGTACTGGCTGTTCGGCGCGCTGGCGGCGGTGGCCTGGGGCGCGGCGTACACCACGGTGGTGATCAACTCGATCACCTACCGGCAGCAGGTCACCCCGCCCGAGCTGCAGGGCCGGGTGAACACCACCGCGCGCATGCTGTCCTGGGGCGTGGGCAACCCGCTCGGCGCCGCGCTCGCGGGCACGGTCGCGGTGGCGGTCAGCCCGGCCGCGGGACTCGCCGCCTCGGTCGCCGTGCTGGCCGTCGGGGTCGTGCTGGCGTGGTGCTCGCCGCTGCGGGCTCAGAGCACGGTGTCGTAGGCGCAGGCCGGGCGGCCGGTCCGGTCGTCGCGCCAGACCCGGCCGCGCACGCCGAACACACCCGCCAGCAGCTCCTCGTCCACCACCTCGGCCGCCGGGCCGTCCGCGTGCACCACCCCGTCCTTGAGCGCCAGGACGCGGTCGGCGTAGCGGGCGGCCTGGGCCAGGTCGTGCAGCACGGTCACCACGGTCAGGCCGCGCTCGGCGCGCAGCCGGGCGACCAGTTCCAGCACCTCCAGCTGGTGGCGCACGTCCAGGTAGGTGGTCGGCTCGTCCAGCAGCAGCACCGGGGCGTCCTGGGCCAGCGCGAGGGCCAGCCGCACACGCTGCCGCTCGCCGCCGGAGAGCCGGTCCACCGCCGCGTCCGCGTAGTTCTCGACACCGGTGTCGGCCAGTGCCCGGCGCACCTGGTCGTCGTCCCCGGCCCGCAGCATGCCCAGCGGGCCGCGCACCGCGTACCGGCCCTGGCGCACCAGCTGGCGCACGGTCAGGCCGGGCACGGCGGGCATGGCCTGGGGCAGCACCGCGATCCGCCGGGCCACCTCGCGGCGGCCGAGGCTGTGCAGCGGCTCCCGGCCCAGGTGCACCAGGCCCTCGTCCGGCTCGTGCAGCCCGGCCAGCACGCGCAGCAGCGTGCTCTTGCCGCAGCCGTTGCGGCCGACCAGCGCCAGCCACTGGCCGTCCGCCACCGTGAGGTCCACTGTGGACAGAATCGTGCGGTCGCCGAACCGGACCGTGAGCCCGGTCCCCGAGATCGAGCTCATGAACTGTCCCTCCCCGCCAGCGCGCTGGAGTACCGGCGCGCGACCACGATCAACACCACCGCACCGGCCAGCGCGGTCACCGCGCCGACCGGGATGCCCAGTCGCTGGCTGCCCACCATCGGGACCAGCGCGGTCAGGTTCTGGGCCAGGAAGTCCGCGCCGGTCACGCACACCGCACCGGCCAGCGCGGCGGCGGGCAGCAGCAGCCGGTGCTCGGCCCCGGCCAGCGCCCGCGCGGCGTGCGGGGCGAGCAGTCCGACGAAGGCCACCGCGCCGACCGCGCCGACCGCCGCTGCCGTGGCCAGCACCGCGCCGAGCAGCGCGAACACCCGCCACGGGGTGACCGCGAGCCCGAGGCCGCGCGCGTGGTCGTCGTCCACCGCGAGCAGATCCAGGGCGGGCCCGACCAGCAGGAACAGCAGCAGCACCACCAGCAGCCACGGCCACAGCGCGTGCCAGTGCTCCCAGGTGCGCGCGTTGATCGTGCCGACCAGCCAGCGCGCCGCCGCGCCCGCGAGCTGCGGCCGGGCGGTGAGCAGGACCAGCGACAGCCCGGCGAGCACGGCCGAGACCATCACGCCCAGCACCACCAGCCGCATCGGGTCCGCGCCCACCCGGCCCGCGACCAGCCACAGCGAGGCACCGCCGACCACCCCGCCCAGCACCGCGAGCGCGGTGAGCGCGGCCGGGAGGTCGGCCAGCCCGGCGACGGTGGCCGCCACGGCCCCGAGCACCGCGCCGGAGCCGACCCCGGTGACCTCGGGCGAGGCCATCGGGTTGCGCAGCACGGCCTGGAGCACCACCCCGGCCAGGCCGAGGCAGGCGCCGGTGCCGATCGCGATCAGCGTCCGGGGCAGCCGCAGCTCGTGCACGATGAGCAGCTGGGTCTCCGTGCCCTCGCCGAACAGCGCCCGCAGCGCGGTCAGCGGGCCGAGCGAGCTGCCCGAGACGAGCTCGGCGAGCGAGCTGGCCGCCAGCAGCACCACCAGGACCGGGAGTGCGAACCGTCGGGTCATCCCAGAGCCTCCCTGGAGCGCCGGAACATCAGCAGCGCGCCGAGCAGCACCGCGACCACGGCGGTCAGCCCGCCCACCGGCAGCTCCACCGGGTACAGCACGGTGCGCGCGAGCAGGTCGGCCAGCACCACCAGCAGCGCGCCGAACAGCGCGGACCAGCCCAGCCAGACCCGGGCGTCCGCACCGGGCCGCAGCCGCCGGGCCAGCTGCGGGCCGAGGAAGCCCACCCAGGCGATGGGCCCGGCCGGGCCGACCGCGATCGCGACCAGCACGCACGCCAGCACCAGCACGGCCAGCCGCGCCCGTCCGGCCCGCAGGCCGAGCGCGGACGCGGTGTCGTCACCCAGGCGGAGCAGGCCGAGCGCGGGCACCGAGAGCAGTGCCAGGGGCAGCGCGGCCAGCAGGCCCGGGGCGGCGAAGGCCACGGTGTCCCAGGTGGTGCCGGTGAGCGAGCCGAGCAGGTAGCGGAAGAGCACGCCCTGGTCGCGCGAGTCCGACAGCGACAGCGCGGTGAACATGACGGCCTGCAGCGCGGCGCTGACCGCGGCGCCGATCAGCAGCACGGCGGCCGGGCCGACGGCGCTGCGCGCGGCCAGCAGGGTCAGCAGCCCGCCGACCACCGCGCCGAACAGCGCGGGCACCAGCGGGGCGCCCGGCACCGGCACCGCCCAGACCACGGTGATGGCCACCGCGGCCGAGGCCCCGCTGGACACCCCGAGCAGCTCGGGCACGGCCAGCGGGTTGCGCAGGGACTCCTGGAGCAGCAGCCCGGCCGCGCCCAGCGCCGCGCCCGCGCACAGCGCGAGCAGCAGCCTCGGCGCGCGCAGCAGCACCACCACGGCGTGCTCCAGGTCGGTCTCCCCGGCGAACGCGGCCGCCAGCCGGTTCACGCCGACCAAGGGCTCGCCCAGGCACAGCGAGGCCGTGCCGACGGCGAGCAGCGCCAGGACGGCGACCGGCAGGGCGGTGTACCGCCTCACGCCGCCGGTGCCTGCGCGACCTTGGCCAGCGCCTCCTCGACGAGCGCGCCGAGGCTGCGGGTGCCCCGTCCGGAGCCCCACAGCTTGGGCACCACCTCGTGCACCTGACCGTCACGCACGGCCTTCACCTGCTTCCACACCGGGTTGTCGGCGAGTTGTTCGGACAACTTGCGGTCCGCACTGGAGAAGACCAAGGAGTACACGAAGATCACGTTCGGCTGCTTGGCGAGGATCTCCTCGACGCTGTAGGTGCTCGCGGTGTCGGCGTTGGTGCTCTTGGCCGGGAACGGGTAACCGAACAGCTGGCCCAGCAGCTTGCCGGTCAGCGACTCGGTGGTGTCCACGCCGATGGAGTCCGCGCTGCCGAACATGAGCAGCACGGTCCGCTTGTCCAGCCCCTTCTCCCGGCTGGTCTTCACCGCACCGGCCAGGGTGGTGCGGAACTTGGTCTCGGCGGCCAGCGCCTGCTCGGTGCGGCCGGTGAGCGCGCCGAGGTTGCGCAGGTAGCCGACGGACTGCTCCCAGGTCGTCGGGTTGACCGTCCACAGTGGAGCGTTGAACTTGGCGACCGCAGGCCGCAGGCCGTCGTGCACCCCGGCCAGGCCGATCACCAGGTCCGGGCGCAGCGCACCGACCGCCTCAACGTCCTCCTGCCCGAAACTGCCCGGGATGACCGGTACGGACTTGCCCGCCTCGCCCGCGAGCTGGGGCAGCGCGAGCAGCACCGCGTTGGAGGTGCCCGCCGGTTTCAGCCCGAGCTCGGTGAGCGCGTCATCACACAATCCGGTGAGGCAGACGATGCGCTCCGGCACCTTCGGCAGGGTGACCGCCTGTCCGGTCGGATCGGTGACGCTGAGCGAGGGGGCCAGCGGCGCCGCAGTGACCGGAATGTCCGCCGCGCCCGCCCCGGCCGTACCCGTGGGAGCGGTTGCCGGTGGCGCCGAGGTGCACGACGCGACCAACGCGGCCGAGGCCGTCACCAGGCTGAGCAGGGCGAGCTGGGCGCACGAGCGGCGCACGGGCCACCTCCGGTGGGGTACGAAGTCAAGCAAGACGATAACGGTTTTCATCTTGCCTGAGTTGGGGGCCGACCAAGAGGTGTGCGTCGTCACGATCGCTTAACACCACGCTTGGTGAAGACCACTGTTGGCGGAGCCGCTCGTCGCACTCGGCGACCGCGCTATGACCCACCGGTGGCCGAGCACGGACTGTGGCGCCGGTACCCTCACTTTCGTGTCCAGCAGCACTCTCGAAAATCCAGCGGTGAACACTGCCCGCGCATACCGGAGCTGGGGCCGGGCCTTCGCGGACCTGAGCGCCGCGTGGAAACAGCGCACGCTCTGGGGCCACCTCGGTTGGCAGGACATCAAGCAGGGCTATCGCCGGTCCGTGCTGGGTCCACTGTGGATCACCATCAGCACCGGCGTCATGGCGCTGGCCATGGGCATCCTGTTCTCGGCCATCCAGAACCAGCCCATCGAGTTCTTCCTGCCGTACGTCACGGTGGGCCTGGTGTGCTGGACCTTCATCAACAACTGCATCAACGAGGGTGCGCACGTCTTCATCGCGAACGAGGGGCTGATCAAGCAGCTCCCGTCACCGCTGACGACGCACATCTTCCGCCTCGTCTGGCGTCAGGTGCTGCTGTTCGCGCACAACTTCCTCATCTACTTCATCATGCTGGCGATCTTCCCGCAGGAACTGAAGTGGACGGCGTTCTACGCGATCCCGGCGTTCCTGCTGATCGTGCTCAACGGCGGCTGGGTCTCGCTCGCGGTGGGCATCGTGAGCACCCGCTTCCGCGACATCCCGCCGATCATCGGCAGCATCACCATGCTGCTCTTCTACTTGACGCCGATCGTGTGGGACTTCGGCGTGCTGAAGAACCACCCGAACCCGGTGGTCTCCGAGCGGGCCTACTTGGCGGAGTTCAACCCGTTCCTGCACTTCATCGAGATCATCCGGCGGCCGCTGCTGGGCCAGGACCAGCTGTTCCACCACTGGCTGATCGTCGGCATCATCACCCTGGTGGGCTGGGCCGCCGCCCTGGTCCTGCTGCGCAACTACCGTGCCCGCGTCTCGTACTGGGTGTAAGGGGGCAATCCCATGGTCAGCATTGACGTACAGAACGCCTGGGTCGAGTTCCCCATCTTCGACGCCAAGACCCGTTCGCTGAAGAAGGCCGTGCTGGGCAAGGCGGGCGGCAAGATCGGCGGCGAGGGCAAGGTCCCGGTCATCGAGGCCCTGCGCGACGTCACCATCTCGCTCCAGCACGGCGACCGCGTCGCGCTCGTCGGCCACAACGGCGCGGGCAAGTCGACGCTGCTGCGCCTGCTCTCCGGCATCTACGAGCCCACGCGGGGCACCTCGAAGATCGTCGGCAAGGTCGCGCCCGTGTTCGACCTCGGTGTCGGCATGGACCCGGAGATCTCCGGGTACGACAACATCATCATCCGGGGCCTGTTCCTCGGCATGACCCGCAAGCAGATGGAAGCCCGCATCGACGACATCGCCGAGTTCTCCGAGCTCGGCAACTACCTGTCGATGCCGCTGCGCACCTACTCCACCGGTATGCGCGTGCGCCTCGCGCTCGGTGTGGTCACCTCGATCGACCCCGAGATCCTGCTGCTGGACGAGGGCATCGGCGCGGTGGACGCGGCGTTCCTGGACAAGGCGAGGGACCGGCTGAACGACCTCGTGAAGCGGTCGGGCATGCTGGTGTTCGCATCGCACTCCGACGAGTTCCTGAAGAGCCTGTGCAGCACGGCGATCTGGGTCGACCACGGCCAGGTCCGCGAACACGGTCCGCTGCGCCAGGTGCTCACCAGCTACAAGGGCAGGGACCCGTTCGCCAATGACGACGAGCACGCTTCGGTGGGAGCTGGTGGCACGCCATGACTGATCGGGCTGGGTCGAAGACGCCTCAGGGCAAGATCATCGCGGTGGTGGTCACCTGCCGCAGGCGCGAGCTGCTCGCCGACTCGCTCAAGGTGATCGCGGCCCAGACCCGTCAGCCGGACCACCTCATCGTCGTCGACAACGGGGCGGACCAGCCGGCGCGGGACGTGGTGGCGGCGGTGCCGATCCCCACGACCTACCTGCTCTCCGAGCGCAACCTCGGCGGCGCGGGCGGCTTCGCCCTGGGCATGCTGCACGCGCTGGCCATGGGTGCGGAGTGGGTCTGGCTGGGCGACGACGATGGCCGCCCGGCCGACGACACCGTGCTGGAGGTCCTGCTGGAGGAGGCCACCCGCCGCAAGCTGGCGGCGGTCTCCCCGGTGGTGGTCAACATCGACAGCCCGGACACCCTGGCCTTCCCGCTGCGCCGGGGCCTGACCTGGAAGCGCCAGCGCGAGGAGCTGTCCTCCCCGGACAGCCCGGACTTCCTGCCGGGCATCGCGAGCCTGTTCAACGGCGCCCTCTTCCGCGCCTCCACCCTGGACGTCATCGGTGTCCCCGACTACCGCCTGTTCTTCCGGGGCGACGAGGTGGAGATCCACCGCCGCATCGTGCGCACGGGCCTGCGCTTCGGCACCACCCTCCGCGTGGCCTACGCCCACCCGGACGGCTCGGCCGAGTTCAAGCCGATGCTGGGCGGCCGCTTCCACGCCCAGGACCCGGGCGACCCGGTGAAGCGCTACTACACCTACCGCAACCGCGGCTACCTGCTCTCCCAGCCGGGCATGCGCAAGCTGGGCCTGCTGGAGGCGGTCCGGTTCGGGCTGTACTTCCTGGGGCAGAAGAAGGACCCGAAGGCCTTCGTCGAGTGGGTGAAGCTCGTGCTGCAGGGCCGGCAGGAGAAGTTCTTCCGCAAGTGAGCTGAGCAGCTCCGCGTTCCCGTTCGCCCGCAGCGGATCCGCTGCGGGCGAACTCGCGTTCTGGGCCAAGTGATTCCGTGGTCCCCTGGGCCCATGGCACAGAAAAAGGCACTCATCCTGCACTTCGCCGGAGTCGGCGACCCCGTCCGCATCGCGATCTCCGACGAGGTGGCCGACGAGCTCGGCCCCCGGTTGCGACGACATGTCGAGACCGCGAGCACCCAGGCCGTCCCGACCGAGGACGGCGGGGAGCTGGTGGTCAACTTCGCGCACGTCGCCACCGCCCACATCGGGCCGGTCAACGCGCCCGGCGGCCTGTACGGCAAGGCGCCCTCGGCGGAGCGGCAGCAGGTGGCGCTGACGCCATGAACGGGACCGCTGCGTAACCGTTGTGACGCGGAGTGTAATCTCCGCTCGATGTCCTCCCGTCGACCCTCCTCCGTCCTGCCCAATGCGTTGGGCCGGTTGGCGGTCGCGCTCGCGCCGACGGTTGCCGGGCGGCTGGTGCGAGCCGAGCTGCCCCGGGCGACCGACGAGCAGCGGGCGGCGGCTGTGGCGCACGTGCGTGGGGCCGTGCTGGGCATGCCGGACCTGCTTCGGTGCGGGGTCGGGGTCGCGGCGGTGGGATATCTGGTCACCCGGCGGGTGCCGTGGCTGCGGAGCCGCGACCTGCCGGTGGTGACCGAGTTCGTGCGGATGGTGCGAGGGCTGGGACTCGCGGGGGCGCACGAGCGGGAAATCCGGTGACCGGCGGGTGGGACGCCCTGGTCATCGGCACCGGGCCCGGTGGGGCGGTCACCGCGCGAGCGCTGGCCGAGGCCGGGCTCCGGGTCCTCGTGGTGGAGGAGGGTGACTGGACCGAGCCCGGTTCGGTCGCCCCCTTCTCGCTGGAGCAGATGCGGCGGCAGTACCGCGGCGGCGGGCTGACCGCCGCGCTCGGGCGCCCGTCCATCGCCTACACCGAGGGGCGGGGCGTCGGCGGCGGGTCGGAGGTCAACTCCGGGCTCTACCACCGGCCGTCCGAGCAGCTGCTCGCCCAGTGGTCCCAGGACTGGCACGTCGAGGGCCTGGACGTGCCCGAGCTGGCCCCGCACAGCGACCTGGTCGAGAAGGAGCTGTCCGTCTCGACGTTGCCCTGGGCCCTGCCCGCCTCGTCCCGGGTGCTCGCCCGGGGCGCGGAGGCGTTGGGCTGGCGCGGGTTCGAGGTGCCGCGCTGGGCGGTCTGCGAGCAGCGCGGCGGGCGGCGCACCGTGCGCAGGCAGACCATGTCGGTCACCTACTGGCCCAAGGCGCTGGCCGCGGGTGCGGTGCTGCGGCCCCGCACCCGGGCGCTGCGGCTGGAGCTGTCCGGTCCCCGGGCCACCGCCGCGGTGCTCGAAGACCTGGCCACCGGGCGCACCGAGCGGGTCACCTTCGAGCACGTGTTCGTCTGCGCGGGCGCCACCCAGACCCCCGCGCTGCTGCAACGGTCCGGGCTGCGGCGCAACATCGGCGGCAACTTCTCCGTGCACCCCACGGTCAAGGTCACCGCCGAGTTCGACGAGCCGGTCAACGACCCGGACGACGTGCCGGTGTTCCAGGTCAAGGAGTTCGGCTCCGCGCTGTCCTTCGGCGGCTCCGCCTCCCGGCCCTCGCTGCTGGCTCTGGCCCTGGGCGAGAACTGGCCCGCCTTCGGGCCCGCCCTGGCCCGCTGGCCGCACCTGTTCACCTACTACGCGGCCACCCAGAGCGTGGGGCGCGGGCGGGTGCGGGCGCTGCCCGGGTTCACCGACCCGCTGGTCACCTACCGGTTGACCAGGGGCGACCACGAGCTGCTGCGCACCGGCCTGGCCCGGCTGATGCACCTGCTGCTGGCGGCGGGCGCGCACACGATCTACCCGTCCTTCCGGGGCGCCCCGGTGGTCACCAACCCGGCCGGGATCGCCGCCGCGGCCCAGGCCATGACCCCGGGCCGCGCCAGCCTGATGACCGTGCACCTGTGCGGGACGGTGCCCATGGGCGAGGACCTCGCCCGCTGCGGCGCCGACTCCTACGGCCGGGTGCACGGCACGGCGAACGTGCACGTCAACGACGCCTCGCTGCTGCCGTCGGCACCCGGCGTCAACCCCCAGGGCGCGATCATGGCGATCGCCGCGCGGAACGTGAGCCGATTCCTGCGCGCCCCCCACACCGAGCAGAGAGCCACCCATGTCCGATCTGGTGCCACCGGCTGACCTGACCGTCCTCACCGGTGCGAGCGGCTGGTTCGGCCGCGCCTACCTCGCGCACCTGCACGAGCGCGGCTCCCGCGTGCGCGCGCTGGTGCCCGCCGCGCAGGACGTGCCCGCCGTGCTGGCCGCGCACCCCGGGGCGGAGGTGCACGTGGGCGACCTCGCCGACACCGACACCGTGCGCCGCCTGCTGCACGGCGCGGCGGGCGCCGACCTGGTGCACGCGGCGGGCGTGATCCACCCGAAGCGGGTCAGCGAGTTCCACCGGGTCAACGTCGAGGGCACCCGCACGGTCCTGGCGCAGGCGCGGGCGGCGGAGCTCCGGCGGGTCACCTACCTGTCGTCGAACTCGCCGTTCGGGGTGAACCCGCGCCGGGACGAGGTGTTCC
Proteins encoded in this region:
- the glfT1 gene encoding galactofuranosyltransferase GlfT1 — encoded protein: MTDRAGSKTPQGKIIAVVVTCRRRELLADSLKVIAAQTRQPDHLIVVDNGADQPARDVVAAVPIPTTYLLSERNLGGAGGFALGMLHALAMGAEWVWLGDDDGRPADDTVLEVLLEEATRRKLAAVSPVVVNIDSPDTLAFPLRRGLTWKRQREELSSPDSPDFLPGIASLFNGALFRASTLDVIGVPDYRLFFRGDEVEIHRRIVRTGLRFGTTLRVAYAHPDGSAEFKPMLGGRFHAQDPGDPVKRYYTYRNRGYLLSQPGMRKLGLLEAVRFGLYFLGQKKDPKAFVEWVKLVLQGRQEKFFRK
- a CDS encoding GMC family oxidoreductase N-terminal domain-containing protein gives rise to the protein MTGGWDALVIGTGPGGAVTARALAEAGLRVLVVEEGDWTEPGSVAPFSLEQMRRQYRGGGLTAALGRPSIAYTEGRGVGGGSEVNSGLYHRPSEQLLAQWSQDWHVEGLDVPELAPHSDLVEKELSVSTLPWALPASSRVLARGAEALGWRGFEVPRWAVCEQRGGRRTVRRQTMSVTYWPKALAAGAVLRPRTRALRLELSGPRATAAVLEDLATGRTERVTFEHVFVCAGATQTPALLQRSGLRRNIGGNFSVHPTVKVTAEFDEPVNDPDDVPVFQVKEFGSALSFGGSASRPSLLALALGENWPAFGPALARWPHLFTYYAATQSVGRGRVRALPGFTDPLVTYRLTRGDHELLRTGLARLMHLLLAAGAHTIYPSFRGAPVVTNPAGIAAAAQAMTPGRASLMTVHLCGTVPMGEDLARCGADSYGRVHGTANVHVNDASLLPSAPGVNPQGAIMAIAARNVSRFLRAPHTEQRATHVRSGATG
- the wzt gene encoding galactan export ABC transporter ATP-binding subunit Wzt/RfbE, with product MVSIDVQNAWVEFPIFDAKTRSLKKAVLGKAGGKIGGEGKVPVIEALRDVTISLQHGDRVALVGHNGAGKSTLLRLLSGIYEPTRGTSKIVGKVAPVFDLGVGMDPEISGYDNIIIRGLFLGMTRKQMEARIDDIAEFSELGNYLSMPLRTYSTGMRVRLALGVVTSIDPEILLLDEGIGAVDAAFLDKARDRLNDLVKRSGMLVFASHSDEFLKSLCSTAIWVDHGQVREHGPLRQVLTSYKGRDPFANDDEHASVGAGGTP